The Schistocerca gregaria isolate iqSchGreg1 chromosome 2, iqSchGreg1.2, whole genome shotgun sequence genome contains the following window.
aattccttaccCGAATATCACTACTTGAGCTTCAGCTAGAAGAGCGGTTACACGTATCTGGGCAGACAATATTGCTACAGTTTGGAGAAGATTAAAAAACGGGTGTTACATCCGGATAAATACTGTCACCTCTGGTTCCATaccaacagattagattagattagattagattaatacttgttccatagatcatgaatacgacacttcgtaatgatgtggaacgtgtcaggttaataaaagatgtctgtacaagaaattacattacacaaaatattgcatgacactaatgattaagtttttttttttttttttttttttttttttttactttatatctaaaaattcagccaatgagtagaaggagttgtcatctagaaattcttttaatttatttttaaatgttagttggctatctgtcaggcttttgatgctgtttggtaggtgcccaaagacttttgtggcagcataatttacccctttctgtgccaaagtcagatttaaccctgcatagtgaagatcatcctttctcctggtgttataggtatgcacactgctattacttttgaattgggttggattattatcaacaaatttcataagggaatatatatactgtgaggttactgtgaggatccctagatccttaaatagatgtctgcaggatgaccgtgggtgggctccagcaattattctgattacacgtttttgtgcaatgaatacttttctactcaacgatgaattaccccagaatatgatgccatacgaaagcagtgaatgaaagtaggcatagtaagctaatttactgagattcttatcaccaaaatttgcaataaccctaatagcatacgtagctgaattcagacttttcagcagaccatcaatgtgttgcttccagtttaacctctcatcaatggacacacctaaaaattttgaaaattctaccttagctacagacttctgttcaaattctatatttattactggagttttgccatttactgtacggaactgtatatactgtgttttatcaaaatttaaagagagtccgtttgctgagaaccacttaataattttgtgaaaaacatcatttacaattacatcacttagttcttggtttttggatgttattactatacttgtatcatcagcaaaaagaactaactttgcatcttcatcaatgtggaatggtaagtcattaatgtatatcaagaacagtaaaggacctaagaccgaaccctgtgggaccccgtgcttgatagcaccccagtttgaggaatcagctgttttaacattacacgaaccacttatttcaactttctgcattcttccagttaagtatgaattaaaccatttgtgcactgccccactcaaaccataatgatttagcttatctaaaagaattccatgatttacacaatcaaaggcctttgagagatcacaaaagataccaatgggtgatgtccggttattcagagcatttaatatttgatcagtgaaagcatatatagcattttctgttgaaaagcctttctgaaaaccaaactgacattttgttagtactttatttttacaaatatgggaggctactcttgaatacattactttctcaaaaatttttgatagagctgtcagaagagagattgggcggtagttgttgacatccgacatatccccctttttatgcaatggttttacaatggcatatttcagtctatcagggaaaacaccctgctccaaagagctattacatacgtggctgagaattctacttatctgtggggaacaagctttaagtactttgctggaaatgccatcaattccgtaagagcttttacttttcagtgagtttattattttactgatttcagagggagaggttggtggaattacagctgtttcaaactgtgcaggtatggcctcttctattaatagccttgcctcttctagtgaagatctagatcctattttctccacaacatttaaaaaatgattattcaaaatattttcaatttctgattgtttgttagtgcacttgtcattcaattttattgcactaaagtcttcctgtgctcttggttgccctgtttccctttcaataatattccaaattgctttaattttattatcagagttactgatctcagacatgatacacatgcttctggactttttaataacttttcttagtaccgcacaatagtttttataatattgaacaatttcggggtcagtactccatcttgctgttagatacagttctcttttgcggttgcaagatattcttattcctttagttagccaaggttttttatatgttttcttggaattatgtttaacaacTGACAAGAAAAGCGAAGAAAGAcacgtattggttcaaatggctctgagcactatgggacttaacatctatggtcatcagtcccctagaacttagaactacttaaacctaattaacctaaggacatcacacgcatccatgcccgaggcaggattcgaacctgcaaccgtagcagtcgcgcggctctggactgagcgcctagaaccgctagaccaccgcggcagacaCGTATTAATCTAGAACAAAACTGTACCCGGCAAAATGAtgaaaaggttcgcaggagagcttctgtaaagtctggaaggtaggagacgaggtactggcggaattgaagctgtgaggacggggcgtgagtcgtgcttgggtagctcaatcggtagagcacttgcctgcgaatggcaaaggtcccgaattcgagtctcggtccggcacacagttttagtctgccaggaagtttcatgatgaaACGAACTTATCACAGTGTGTTTTGCACAAAGCTAAAAAGTCATACCTTAATAATATAACTGTATTACTTGGAAGAGAATAATCTTACTTCATTTAAACACTTGTCAGAGTATTAAGataaaatttacttttttaaaaatgtatattaGGCTAATGCTGTAACACTTCCCCAACATGGCTCACAGACGTGTTGCGGGGAGTGGATATTAGAAAAATCACCAATCTGTCTCCAGCTGTGGAGTTTGGCTACTGGTGATAAGGGCAGTTTTGTACAACTTATAGAGTTTTGGTGGTGAAATGATAAAAGTTGCGAATTTCTTTTGAGACGACTGAAAATCGTAGCAACAACCTTTCTTGCTTGTGTTATGTCTTGAAGACTAGTTCGCTGCACCTCTCCACGCAAgttcatcctgtgcaagcctcttcatctctgcgtaactacagcAGCCTACATTTATTCCGCTCTGCTTCCTATAGTGAAACCAACGACTCCGTGTACAATTTTTACTTttacccctacccccccccccccccccacacacacacacacttcccttttCTAAACTTACGATATCGTGATGACTCACGATGTGCTCTATCAGCCGGCTATTAAaagtcaagttgtgatacaaattTTTCTCCTAAATTCGAATCTTCAACATtttcctgtagaaccacattttAAAAGCATCTAAACTCTTCtggcgatctgaagttttcccggcgtatttccaatttgagcagttctcgggTAGCCgacgggtagcgtcgtaatttctccataatatttcggcagacgtacacgctgccatcttcaggtggctcatgatgaatgctgtgctgttcctcccgGCGCAGCAGTTCTGCTCGAAGGCTGCGATCAGGAGAGCCTTCGAACAGAACTTCAGCACCTCGAGACAACATTTCGGAAGAACgggtacaaccagaagcaaataagacacgcaCACAGACAGACTGAGCCAAGagagcaagaagaagaaacagaagaacacaagtcatctgcgtgcattccgtttgtcgggaacacctcaagaaaaatcggtagaatcctggggaaacacaatgtgaaatgtgtattccgaccccctgCAAAAGCCTTGACTGTACAGGGTTCAGTGAAAGATAACGTAGGCCTCCGAAAACCAGGCGcttatcaaattccctgtcagtgcggaaaatcatacattggaGAGACAGTCCGCACTCtagaagagaggtgccgcgaacaGAAGCGCCATACCGAATTACGCCAGGTCACTATatcagccgtggctgaccattgtataaagactggccatactatggactatgaaaaaacaaaaatactctgtcaatcctcctacttctgggagTGCGTTACTAAAGGGGCCATAGAAATCCCACTGCAGGACcctctaattaataaagacagcggccttcaacttagtcaggcttggaaccctgcactcagcctggagagaaagatgcggtcccagagatcgaggaccgccGCCGACGGCGTAGGCAGGGAGACTGCAggcccagttcagacccaggcgccgcttcccccaccaccaccgccgcgccggccgcaccgaagacaccaggagaggaacggtggaggcgGTACCGGCTAGTATATAtggggcgccgagaggaacagcacagcattcgtcagcaaccacctgaagatggcagcgtgtacgtctgcgaattattgtgaaaaaattacgacgctacccgatcGAATACCCGAgaactcttcttgtctgaaatgtttatcgtccacgttgatCATTAGAACATTTCAAAAGCTACACTCTTACTTACCAGTCCTAAATTTATTGTTGACGTTGAAGGCATATGGGTACATTGAAGTAACATAAAAATAGAAACGTATTTTCTATGAAAGTAGTCACTTTATCCATAAATGGCACGctataaaaaagaaataattacaaaaaactGTAAACATTTACAGAAATCATAGCTACACGCTGGTGATGTGTAAAGCAAAGCACTGAAGTCCGTTACTGTAGCGTCATAACACATTGTACAAAGCGTCTAACAAAAATACATTTCTCAGTCATTCAGACAGTAGTGAGGTGAGACCCGTAGCTACGTAGGACGCCAGACCGCGGGCGGCGGCGCGCACCGGTAGTAGAGTTGGCACAGTCACGACGAGGCGTACTCGTTGTACACGAGCTCGAGGATCTTCATGCGCAGGAGCAGCTTCCGCGAGTAGTTCATGTTCCTCATGTAGGGCAGGAGCGACTTGAAGAAGAGCAGCTCGTCGCTGTCGACGTCCTGGATCTCGCGCTCGGTGAGCGAGAGCGCCTTGGTCTCGGCCGAGGCGTCGGCGcacgcgtcgctctcgaggtggtgCCGCCGGCGCGACGAGCGCTTGTGCGGCGGCAGCATGAACGAGACGGGCGCGTGCGCGATCGTGTCGCTGAACGAGGTGCTCTCCGACAGGTCGGGGAAGTGCGGCAGCGCGGGGAACTCCGTCTTGATGTGGCGCCGCTTCGCCTCGCTCTTGAGCGTCTCCTCGTCCGCGTCGTACTGCGAGCTGTCCACTGTCGCCTGCTTACTGTCCTCGCAGAACAGCTGCTGCTCCAGACTGCGCGGCCGGTACTTGCTGCCGATGGTCCGCTTGGTGAAGCTCATCAGGTGGAAGAACGGCCAGTTGGACGTCGCCTCCGTCGCCGAGCCCTCCCCACCCGTGTGCGACACCTTAGCGAGCTCGCACCGGTAGTAGTCCTTCAGGCTCTTCCATCTCTTCTT
Protein-coding sequences here:
- the LOC126330671 gene encoding uncharacterized protein LOC126330671 encodes the protein MPRRELAGRASAQQQPAAVRARRSGRQAVAVAVALVAPAAAMNTEALIAAVYRRSPLWDTGSIHNRDRRIVDALWKEVAAELNCADCTAVKKRWKSLKDYYRCELAKVSHTGGEGSATEATSNWPFFHLMSFTKRTIGSKYRPRSLEQQLFCEDSKQATVDSSQYDADEETLKSEAKRRHIKTEFPALPHFPDLSESTSFSDTIAHAPVSFMLPPHKRSSRRRHHLESDACADASAETKALSLTEREIQDVDSDELLFFKSLLPYMRNMNYSRKLLLRMKILELVYNEYASS